The Oncorhynchus kisutch isolate 150728-3 unplaced genomic scaffold, Okis_V2 Okis02a-Okis13b_hom, whole genome shotgun sequence genome includes the window TTTGTCTCTTAAAGCTGCAACAACAAAATAATCTCTGCCACGTGACAAAATGTGCAGAATTACAGGATATTAGCTTgaaaactgctaaatgttctcaCTGATGTCAAGAGACTGGCCTTTAAAAATGTTCCTTCCCAGGGCCCCAGACTTGGTTCGTCTGGCCATGCACTGCTGAAGTCATAGAAAAACGTTTTGTATGCCATTTGTTTTTATCTCACTTGAGTTCTGTTCTGATGAGGGGATCCCTGATGCATTTTCAATCACAAAAGGGGTCCCCGGGCCCAAAAGGTTGGAGAACCcctgccctattccctacatagtggactacttttgaggcctatgggccctggtcaaacgtactGCACTATATTAGGAAACAAGGACGCAGACGGGGTTTAGTCGTCAGTACCTGTCCAGGTTGATGAAGATAACACTCTCGGAGTCGTCTATCAGGCCCTTGAGCTCCCTGGTTGTGTTGCCCAGCTCCTCAGCCTGCATAAAGTAGTTCTCCAGGAGAAGCTCCATCTCCTCAGCATGATCAATGCCCAGACTGCTCTCCTCACTGCctccagagacacacacaacaacaagagAGACCAATAAAGCCTTCATCCAACAACTCTtaagaaaaaaaaagacattcATCCATACGAGAGAAATGTGTCTCCTGCTGTACCAACCCCTCAGACACACTCACAGACTGTGTTTAAAAGGCTGGACCACAGAGCAGCCACAGTGCTGTGCCCAATGAGCAGTTCAGGAGGTTTATATCAAGGGTGACCCCTGACGTATTGACGCCAGCAACCCTCCCGTTGTCAGCTCACTCCCACCATAATGAAAAACGTGTACAATGAACACAAATAATCTCATGAAGTACCATGTGCCTACAAAATCTGCATATTGAAATTTCACTTACAACACACGTGGATCCGTCCACTTGGTGACACAAAGCTCCTCGATCATCTCCTCTTCATCTAGGATCTTCAGCAGACTGTCCTTGAAGACCTTGATGTCTGTCTCCAGCTCTGACAGGCTGTTAGGATTGaaaaattctggtaactttccccAAAATCCCGATTGGAAGTCTCCCGAATCAGGATGGAGAAAGGGAATGAGATTGACTACACAGAGCTAAACCAGCCACGCCTTCTAGTGCAGGATTTCTAGATCCATACAATAGCCCTGGCCCAACTATAACCATAGGTGTTCATCTGTTCTACACCTACAatacatttaagtcatttagctGATGCTcatatccagagtgatttacaggagcaattaggtttaagtgcctcgctcaagggcacattgacagatatTTCACATAGTCGGCACGGATTCGAACcagaaacctttcagttactggtccaatgccCATAATAGAGGATCTGACTTGATAAGATGAAACAAACGTTACATGCAAAAGCAGCAACGCTCCTTATCATGATGTGACTGACTGGCATTGCTTTTCCACTCACTTCTTGCTGTTCTGAAGAAGTATATGCAGTTTGCTGCGATCTGCAGAGAGTAGTTTAGGATCCACAAGAGACTCTAGAATGTCCAGGATGACAGGGTGAACCTCATTCAGTCGAGCCTGAAGGGTGTTTACCTAtacacaaaacaaacagacacataCATGCGTAAACAAATACCAGGtgacactttatttggatagtcccaaGTAGATGGTTTGTAGATGTTCAATAACTGTCAACAACATATCAACTAACTATCCACTAACCCTtatcctgaggtactgacctgttgcaccctcttcaACCACTGATCataatttgaccctgctggtcatctatgaacatttgaacatcttgaagaacaatctgccCTTAATGGTCACGTACtcttttaatctccacccggcacagccagaagaggactggccacccctcagaggctggttcctctctaggtttcttcctaggttcctgcctttctagggagtttttccaagccatcgtgcttctacatctgcattgcttgctgtttgtggtttcaggctgggtttctatatagcactttgtgacatctgctgatgtaaaaagagcttAATTAATAAATGTAATTGATTGATCCGAACCCTGAACTCAACCCTTACCGTAGCaacagttgcttatcaacagatattGATGATCTACTCATGGTCATACTatgggactatccaaataaagtgtgaacAATTGTTGTGATAAATTAATAGTAAATGAGTGATTGCGTAGTGTGTGTCTTACCCTGTGCTGCAGAATAGCTTCAAGGGCTCTGAACTCAAATGGCAGTGAATGAGTGGCCAGAGCTCCATGATCCCCATTCAACTGTGGAGCCAACTCCAGGACCAGCCATCTCTCCAATCCCAGACCTCGGAAATCCAACACCAACAGGCTATTGGGGGTCACGACTGCCTTCAAGGCCTGAAGACACAAGAACAGACTCGGTTCAGGTGCAAAAACGAGTCAAGTTCGGTCACCTATCTTTTCTAGTGTGCGattttctttgtttttttaaTCATAGGATTCTCTAAAAGTTAGAGGATAATTTGAGGCTAGCTGTCACGACAGGTGACAAATGCAGCAGTTTAGCTAACTACCTTCAGCATAACGCTGTAACACGAAacaaaaacaatatgtagctacCTCCATGCGaatgatgatgttgttgttcCTAGCGGTGATGCTGGTGAGGTGTTGGAACCTGAGGTCTCTGGCCTGCAGACTCAGCTCATGATACagctccatcttcttcttctctgaGATAGGAATCAGACCAGGGGTCAGAAGTCACACTCAAAACTTATAGGAAGGGCAAATACCTTGTCAGTAACAAAGTACAATAAACTATTTCATTCCGATGTAGTCCTTGTGAGaacagaaaacaaaacaaaagcaaaTAATGGGCAAGCTAATGAGGACAATAGGTGTTCCAATACTTACCAAATGTGGTTACATTTCCATCTTCGTCAAATTTCATCTATGACAGAAGAGCACAGTTGTAGCTACTGCCAGTATATTTCTGTAGAACTTCTAGATACATTCCACACACTCCCTCAGGTGAAAAATATAGGTAGTCACAAAGAACTGACACATTGGTTCTCTCTCTTCTTGCATTTTGCAGAAgcaaccttttttatttttatagaatgTTGGCATTGTCAATGTTGATAAACATTTGATCATGTCCGATATACTGCGGACAGACATAACATTCAGGAGAGACTAGAATAACAATTTTAAATTGGATATGATTGACACAGCTAAAACTTGCCACTTACCACAACAAAAGCAGGAGCCACACTGGAGAGGGATGCCTCAGTTCCTCTATGGCGAATTAAATATGCTGCCAATTAAACAACATTAATAATCCATTAGCCAACAATAACATTTGTGTTGCAGCTAGGTCTTCCTTTTCGGTGGGGTTTATCAGCAGTTGGCATCCAATGTTATGGTACatgacctactgtactggagtgtgggccagagaCGGGGAGAAACTAAATCCTACCTGCCAGCCCCGTTGCTcttaaaaaatattaaatatttgAGACTTTATCTAATGACGTTCTACTCAATATACTCTAAACTAACTTCCTGTTTCCCCTTCTCCCTCATATTagatctcagcctctctctttccctctgatacTGCCCACAGTGTAGCAACAATACATGCTCCACAGTCTCTGTTTCCTGGCAATAACCACACTTTCCTGTTGGATGCTTTCCTGTCACATTTAAGGACATATTCAACTGGTTGTGTCCCACCCTTAATCATGTAAAAaatagcctcctctcttctgttctttcCTGGAGTCCTCCCCAACTTTCCTCTGTACTTGAAATAAATGCCAGCCcatagtatctctattccactgctcctgccatctctgcAACTTCACTGTCCACATCAGGCTTCTTGCCACTGCATGGCTCATTGAAACGCCAACATCAACACTACTAAGTGCTGGTTTCACCATTACATCAACTGCCTCGTTCCCCTCCACCGCTACATGGGCTGGGACCCAAGTCAATCTTATCTGTATACTAATCTGTCTAATCCTGCCATGGGTTTGTAGCACTTTGTAAAGCAGGTATTGTCTGCTACATGAGCTAAAGGACTGGAGACTCATTAACACTGCACATGAATCAGAGCAAATAACTACTCTGTCTGGCTTGACTTCCTCCAGCCACTGGAAGGCGAACAGTATGGCCATCAGCTCCACAGCCAGATGATCTGTAATACGTTTCCTGACTTCCACCCCACATCCCTGCACTACAAATGCTGACCCAGTACATCCTGTCGTTGGATCTTTTGAACCACCTGTGTAAATGGCCACACAATCCTGATACACAGTATCCAGATGTCTCTTAAACAAATACATGTATGTAGTCTCCCCAACACCTCTAAATCAACTACTGGAGGCGGAAGTAGCCTTGTGCAGCTAGGTCTAGCCATAACAGTAAAAATGTTACATCGCCTACCAGACGGACATGATCGCAACAGTGTTGCTTTCCCCCTCGTCAACGGCTGATGCTTGGAGAGTTGGCATTTTATAGGTGATCTGGAACAACTCACTGTTCTGCAGGTCAAACAGCCGGCGAGGACCCTGAATTTAATGTCCAGAGATCTCCGAAGACCACCCATGGTGAACGACTTGAAACAAGCTTCCATTGCTTTGTTCACCACCACTGCATTTTAGCAAAGTGTCCTTAGTTATTTAGCTACTTTGTTGGTCTAGCCAGCTGATCAGTTGCATTACTGGTTATTCCACTTGCATCCGGAACAGAATCACTAACGTAGGCTAGGTAGCTAGTAAACTTATCAGCTGGCTACGTAGCACTGGACAAAGACAGTGGTTTGTTCTGCAAAATCATACAACCGTTTCAGTCCAAAGTCGGGTAAAATGATggatcaaacccccgagctgacaaggtaaaaagctgtcgttctgcccctgagcaaggcagttaacccactgttttccgggcgccgaagacgtagatgtcgattaaggcagccctccacacctctttgattcagaggggttgggttaaattcagaagacacatttcagttgaatgcatgcAGTTGTAaaactaactaggtatcccctttattTAGCTAGTTAGCACGCAAACAAGGCGCTAGCTAGTAAGTTAGCTAACTGCTAACGTTAACGAACAAACTTCTATGCTGCTAGCAGGAGACTAGCTCATGCTTCCCGAACGAACTTCTCAACCTGTCGCACAGTCGCAAAAAAGTGCCATATGTGagtaaaataacaaataacaatagGCTTGCAGCTGGTATTGCTAAATCCAAGATACGTTATTCCTCCTAAACACAGGGACAGCTGGCTCTGAGCAACTACAACCGGCAGGCATCGGGGTGTTTTGGTGTTACAGTAACACGTGCTCGTGTATGACCCTGAACTCGAGAGGATGAATCCATTTCAACCAATGAAGTTGTTCAACGAAAGAAAACCTTACTTGAGATTTCCGTAAATGTTCGGGAAGAAACAAAACACCCTAAACATTTTCCAATTTATCCACGAAATGTAATTTCCCTATGCTGAAAATATACATCACATTGAGGGCTGTGTTTTCACATTGTGGGTACCACTGTGGGCACCCATTCGTCACCCAGTATTTGACGTGACGTAGACCGAGGAGGCGCAGCGTCACCACCACCGAATAGGCGTCTCCGCGTGCTGCCTGGATACAGTTCTGGGTTAGAAGATGCCGAGCGGCATGATGCGCCTGATTTGACAAATTGTATATTTTCTGATATCATTGACGCACTTTTGTGGTCCTATACTCATAGCTTTAGCTGTCAATGTCCACCATTCGTTTGgtcgttttttatttttacatttcatACCAGTATGTTCCCTTCGTGCTATTCAAAGCCGACGAGTTCAAAGGACCTATTCAAAAGGACTTATCTGACAAAGATATTACTAGGAGTGTTCGTCGTGTATATGTCACACACCTGCTGGGTGATTTATGGCTTTGTGTACACCAAGCCTTGTGAGAGAGGTAAAGGAGACTGCATTTCTTCCTACCTTGCAGAAAGACCCCGTCTCCAGGTAAATAGTGGCCTTGATCTTACACATACTGCAGTGAAACCCTAGATTTAGGGTAGGTTTTTAGTGCAATTAATCATTTTTAGCTATTGTATTTGGTCAGAGAATTCATGCATCACAATTTAATTAGTGACCATGGTGCACAAGAAGTGTCTTTCAGAGCCCATAAAGATACATTGAATTGAATCAATGCGAAGTCTCATTTATTTTAACAGCTCAGCATTTTCTCCAGTTTGAGGCCTGACCACAGTGAACTCAACCTCATCATCAAGATAGATGACTTTGACATACATTCTAAATTTGAAAGGTAGGCCGAAGTCCCATTTAAATCTGCAGTCATGTGGCGTAAAAATAGCATGTCACTTTTAGTTGAGTATAAAGATAAGGTTATGGGTTGAATCCCAAATGACACTGTattccctatggtccctggtctaaagtagtgcactatatagacactatggtgtcatttgggacagaaGCCTATATCTCTCACCATTGCTTTTCTTGATTTAAAGGGTGGTGAATGTATCCCTGCCGTTGGCAACACGTAACAACGGGACTCTGCACACATTGGTTTATGTACACAAGTTTGGAGTGTCTCCCTTGCAGGATAACCGGCAGGTCCATCATGTTGCCCAGCTCAGCACCTACATGATGTCCCGAAAAAATCTCAGCTCTGCTAAAGAGGTCCTCAAAGTAAGACAACAAAACGATTCCTCTATGTTTCAGTCTGGACTGGCAAAAGATCAGCTGTAACTGCCCTGGTTGACCCATTTGATCATCTCCTTCATGGCTTCTCCTGGTCTTGCATTTTGTCAGAAACATGCTGCCACTGCTCCTCGAGTAGTAGACAGACCCATCTCTCACTGGAGGTCCCGTCTAACCCTAAACATGATGTCAGAGGACTTCACCTTCAACAGAGGGACCTTGCCAAGTGATGTCCGGCGCTACATGAGAGTGTAAGTCTCATATAAAATGTTTGTATTGTGTGAGTGGGTTTATTTGGGGAGTGGGTGTGCACTATAAGGCCTACAGTACACTTATATAGCACAGCATCACTCACATTATGCAGAGCTAGCTACAGAGATGGTGagaaatattgatgttttgtattTCAGATATTTTGTCTTGTGTTTTAGATTTCAGGATGAGAACAGGATGGTATATCTCCCACTTTTACATATTGATGAACTCAGCGTCAGGGTAAAGGACATGATGGTGAGATGTTACTCTTCTTGTAAATTATATTACAGTTATAAATAATACTTTCAAGAACATTAAAACATACCTCACAAAGAGGGCTTGGAGGATACTTGTTTTTACAACATGTGTTTGTAGGAGATTAACGGCTCCACAACCAAACTACCTCTTACAATATCCTACGAAGGCCTATCGCTGAGGCAATTCCGTCTCTGGATCCACATGCAGGATGTAATGTTTTCACTGAAACGTTTTGGTTAGTTTATTACTGTAGCCCTCCTTTTAAactactgagataacaacatacaTTTGTCAACTTCTTGTAAAATGACTTTTTATGCTTCATTTATTACAGGGTTCACTGAGGTGAATATAGATGAAATCAAAGGTGTTCTTGTGGACAACAACTTGTACCTGTTAGCATTAACTACCTTGGTGACCGCATTCCATGTAAGTGATTTTTCTATGAGAGTTCATGAATTCTATCACAAAGATCATTTCAAATCATGTCAGCCATCTACAGTTTTCTTTGTCTAATTTTTCAGTTCATATTTGAATTCCTGGCCTTTAAAAATGACATAAGCTTttggaagaagaagaaaaacatggTGGGCATGTCTCGCAAAACAG containing:
- the mrs2 gene encoding magnesium transporter MRS2 homolog, mitochondrial isoform X1, with product MEACFKSFTMGGLRRSLDIKFRVLAGCLTCRTVSCSRSPIKCQLSKHQPLTRGKATLLRSCPSAYLIRHRGTEASLSSVAPAFVVMKFDEDGNVTTFEKKKMELYHELSLQARDLRFQHLTSITARNNNIIIRMEALKAVVTPNSLLVLDFRGLGLERWLVLELAPQLNGDHGALATHSLPFEFRALEAILQHRVNTLQARLNEVHPVILDILESLVDPKLLSADRSKLHILLQNSKNLSELETDIKVFKDSLLKILDEEEMIEELCVTKWTDPRVFEESSLGIDHAEEMELLLENYFMQAEELGNTTRELKGLIDDSESVIFINLDSHRNVMMRLNLQLTMGTFSLSLFGLMGVAFGMNLESTFEEDPKVFWLVTGFMFLGSGLIWRRLLSFLGRHLEPTIPPQIPTVWKRNQINSKGGEVKSGLR
- the LOC109900215 gene encoding cleft lip and palate transmembrane protein 1-like protein isoform X2, translated to MFPSCYSKPTSSKDLFKRTYLTKILLGVFVVYMSHTCWVIYGFVYTKPCERGKGDCISSYLAERPRLQLSIFSSLRPDHSELNLIIKIDDFDIHSKFERVVNVSLPLATRNNGTLHTLVYVHKFGVSPLQDNRQVHHVAQLSTYMMSRKNLSSAKEVLKKHAATAPRVVDRPISHWRSRLTLNMMSEDFTFNRGTLPSDVRRYMRVFQDENRMVYLPLLHIDELSVRVKDMMEINGSTTKLPLTISYEGLSLRQFRLWIHMQDVMFSLKRFGFTEVNIDEIKGVLVDNNLYLLALTTLVTAFHFIFEFLAFKNDISFWKKKKNMVGMSRKTVLWRCFSTIVILLKMLEERSSLLGLIPVGIGTTIEVWKVKQVSKIQLQWRTSRSIVHAMKCLSYLVYPLSISGAIFSLVYLRYKNYYSWLINSLVSGIYAFGFLSMAPQLFINFKLKSVDHLQWNVLMYKAVNTFVNDAFACVFSTHPSHQLGCFRDEILFLLYLYQRRLYSTNKTRCREYGSCHHNHRKLKAQ
- the mrs2 gene encoding magnesium transporter MRS2 homolog, mitochondrial isoform X2, translating into MKFDEDGNVTTFEKKKMELYHELSLQARDLRFQHLTSITARNNNIIIRMEALKAVVTPNSLLVLDFRGLGLERWLVLELAPQLNGDHGALATHSLPFEFRALEAILQHRVNTLQARLNEVHPVILDILESLVDPKLLSADRSKLHILLQNSKNLSELETDIKVFKDSLLKILDEEEMIEELCVTKWTDPRVFEESSLGIDHAEEMELLLENYFMQAEELGNTTRELKGLIDDSESVIFINLDSHRNVMMRLNLQLTMGTFSLSLFGLMGVAFGMNLESTFEEDPKVFWLVTGFMFLGSGLIWRRLLSFLGRHLEPTIPPQIPTVWKRNQINSKGGEVKSGLR
- the LOC109900215 gene encoding cleft lip and palate transmembrane protein 1-like protein isoform X1 translates to MFPSCYSKPTSSKDLFKRTYLTKILLGVFVVYMSHTCWVIYGFVYTKPCERGKGDCISSYLAERPRLQLSIFSSLRPDHSELNLIIKIDDFDIHSKFERVVNVSLPLATRNNGTLHTLVYVHKFGVSPLQDNRQVHHVAQLSTYMMSRKNLSSAKEVLKKHAATAPRVVDRPISHWRSRLTLNMMSEDFTFNRGTLPSDVRRYMRVFQDENRMVYLPLLHIDELSVRVKDMMEINGSTTKLPLTISYEGLSLRQFRLWIHMQDVMFSLKRFGFTEVNIDEIKGVLVDNNLYLLALTTLVTAFHFIFEFLAFKNDISFWKKKKNMVGMSRKTVLWRCFSTIVILLKMLEERSSLLGLIPVGIGTTIEVWKVKQVSKIQLQWRTSRSIVHVGKFDESERKTIQHDTQAMKCLSYLVYPLSISGAIFSLVYLRYKNYYSWLINSLVSGIYAFGFLSMAPQLFINFKLKSVDHLQWNVLMYKAVNTFVNDAFACVFSTHPSHQLGCFRDEILFLLYLYQRRLYSTNKTRCREYGSCHHNHRKLKAQ
- the LOC109900215 gene encoding cleft lip and palate transmembrane protein 1-like protein isoform X3, yielding MFPSCYSKPTSSKDLFKRTYLTKILLGVFVVYMSHTCWVIYGFVYTKPCERGKGDCISSYLAERPRLQLSIFSSLRPDHSELNLIIKIDDFDIHSKFERVVNVSLPLATRNNGTLHTLVYVHKFGVSPLQDNRQVHHVAQLSTYMMSRKNLSSAKEVLKKHAATAPRVVDRPISHWRSRLTLNMMSEDFTFNRGTLPSDVRRYMRVFQDENRMVYLPLLHIDELSVRVKDMMEINGSTTKLPLTISYEGLSLRQFRLWIHMQDVMFSLKRFGFTEVNIDEIKGVLVDNNLYLLALTTLVTAFHFIFEFLAFKNDISFWKKKKNMVGMSRKTVLWRCFSTIVILLKMLEERSSLLGLIPVGIGTTIEVWKVKQVSKIQLQWRTSRSIVHVGKFDESERKTIQHDTQAMKCLSYLVYPLSISGAIFSLVYLRYKNYYSWLINSLVSGIYAFGFLSMAPQLFINFKLKSVDHLQWNVLMYKALLYKQDQMS